The window AGACCAAGTCTACCCCGAAACGGGATTCAATATGGTCAAGGTGTTGGAGAAATTGGGGTGTGAAGTACATTACAACCCCAACCAAACCTGCTGCGGGCAACCGGCCTACAACGCCGGCTTTGTAAAAGAAGCACAAACGGTGGTACACAAGTTTTTGGCTGATTTTGCCCACCCCGACCGCTACATTGTGGCACCCTCCGCCTCTTGTATCGGGATGATTCGCAATGCCTACAATGACATCATCACAGACCCGGCCAAACGCAAAACTTATTACCCTATACAAAAAAACGCCTTTGAGTTTACGGAGTTCTTGACAGATGTCTTAGAAGTAGACCACATACCCGGCGCGCGATTTGAGGCCGTAGCTACTTACCACGACGCGTGTAGCGCCTTGCGTGAATGTGGCATTCGAGAAGCGCCGCGCCGCTTGCTCTCCAAAGTAGAAGGCTTGACATTGGTCGAAATGGAAGGAACAGAAATCTGTTGTGGATTTGGGGGGACATTTTCGGTCAAGTTTCAGGCTATTTCTGCCGGAATGGCCGAGCAAAAAATCGATCACGCCACCCATACCCAAGCCCAATACCTTATCTCGACAGATGCTTCGTGCTTGATGCACCTCGATGGCTATATCCAAAAGCACCGCAAAAATATTCAGACGATTCACATCGCCGATGTCTTGGCGAGCGGCTGGTAAGCGCCTCGCCTGATGTTTTTTATACCTGATTTTACTCAAAACACGAACACTTATGCAACTATTAGCCGGAAAAGTAGCCCTCATTACAGGGGCCTCCAAAGGCATTGGCCGCGCCATTGCCCAACGATA of the Eisenibacter elegans DSM 3317 genome contains:
- a CDS encoding (Fe-S)-binding protein yields the protein MVVDIFIPCFIDQVYPETGFNMVKVLEKLGCEVHYNPNQTCCGQPAYNAGFVKEAQTVVHKFLADFAHPDRYIVAPSASCIGMIRNAYNDIITDPAKRKTYYPIQKNAFEFTEFLTDVLEVDHIPGARFEAVATYHDACSALRECGIREAPRRLLSKVEGLTLVEMEGTEICCGFGGTFSVKFQAISAGMAEQKIDHATHTQAQYLISTDASCLMHLDGYIQKHRKNIQTIHIADVLASGW